The Humulus lupulus chromosome 3, drHumLupu1.1, whole genome shotgun sequence genome window below encodes:
- the LOC133823209 gene encoding uncharacterized protein LOC133823209 isoform X1, producing the protein MASPSSLRLDIFLSSVNRRYHPPVTFSSISAHLKTQSIPSQQNTLKFPPYSNSFRIFYRLSPSDDDDEDDAEYSSFDEAVELFNKREYYKCHDFLEALWNRAEEPSRTLIHGILQCTVGFHHLFNQFGIKNHKGAMMELGEGLCKLRKMNFKNGPFHQFEQEISSVLDFIYQTQIELAACSDDMCVAMDQSERSYQLLGGYAAGQHLYKLQSDSNGQTIHIVFSPHMSYANGEPQRVKLPTLNATTELLEACDYY; encoded by the exons ATGGCGTCTCCATCTTCTCTCAGATTGGACATCTTCCTCTCCTCTGTCAATCGCCGATACCATCCCCCCGTTACCTTTTCTTCCATTTCTGCACACTTAAAAACTCAGTCCATTCCTTCCCAACAAAATACTCTAAAATTCCCTCCCTATTCCAATTCTTTCCGTATTTTCTACCGATTATCGCCTTCGGACGACGACGATGAAGACGATGCCGAGTATAGCAGCTTCGACGAGGCAGTAGAGCTTTTCAACAAAAGAGAATATTACAAGTGCCATGATTTCCTTGAAGCTCTATGGAACAGAGCTGAAGAGCCCTCTAGAACTCTCATTCATGGTATTCTTCAATGCACTGTGGGATTCCATCACCTCTTCAATCAG TTTGGTATTAAGAATCATAAAGGAGCAATGATGGAGCTAGGAGAAGGACTTTGTAAGCTCAGAAAGATGAACTTCAAGAATGGGCCTTTTCACCAGTTTGAGCAGGAAATCTCTTCAGTTCTTGATTTTATATACCAGACCCAGATTGAATTGGCTGCTT GCAGTGATGATATGTGTGTTGCGATGGATCAATCGGAGAGATCGTACCAACTTCTTGGGGGATATGCTGCAGGACAGCATCTGTATAAGCTACAAAGCGACTCAAATGGACAGACTATCCACATAGTGTTTTCCCCTCACATGTCTTATGCCAATGGAGAGCCACAGAGGGTAAAGCTTCCTACCCTTAATGCAACCACTGAGTTACTCGAGGCCTGTGACTACTATTGA
- the LOC133823209 gene encoding uncharacterized protein LOC133823209 isoform X2, with protein sequence MASPSSLRLDIFLSSVNRRYHPPVTFSSISAHLKTQSIPSQQNTLKFPPYSNSFRIFYRLSPSDDDDEDDAEYSSFDEAVELFNKREYYKCHDFLEALWNRAEEPSRTLIHGILQCTVGFHHLFNQNHKGAMMELGEGLCKLRKMNFKNGPFHQFEQEISSVLDFIYQTQIELAACSDDMCVAMDQSERSYQLLGGYAAGQHLYKLQSDSNGQTIHIVFSPHMSYANGEPQRVKLPTLNATTELLEACDYY encoded by the exons ATGGCGTCTCCATCTTCTCTCAGATTGGACATCTTCCTCTCCTCTGTCAATCGCCGATACCATCCCCCCGTTACCTTTTCTTCCATTTCTGCACACTTAAAAACTCAGTCCATTCCTTCCCAACAAAATACTCTAAAATTCCCTCCCTATTCCAATTCTTTCCGTATTTTCTACCGATTATCGCCTTCGGACGACGACGATGAAGACGATGCCGAGTATAGCAGCTTCGACGAGGCAGTAGAGCTTTTCAACAAAAGAGAATATTACAAGTGCCATGATTTCCTTGAAGCTCTATGGAACAGAGCTGAAGAGCCCTCTAGAACTCTCATTCATGGTATTCTTCAATGCACTGTGGGATTCCATCACCTCTTCAATCAG AATCATAAAGGAGCAATGATGGAGCTAGGAGAAGGACTTTGTAAGCTCAGAAAGATGAACTTCAAGAATGGGCCTTTTCACCAGTTTGAGCAGGAAATCTCTTCAGTTCTTGATTTTATATACCAGACCCAGATTGAATTGGCTGCTT GCAGTGATGATATGTGTGTTGCGATGGATCAATCGGAGAGATCGTACCAACTTCTTGGGGGATATGCTGCAGGACAGCATCTGTATAAGCTACAAAGCGACTCAAATGGACAGACTATCCACATAGTGTTTTCCCCTCACATGTCTTATGCCAATGGAGAGCCACAGAGGGTAAAGCTTCCTACCCTTAATGCAACCACTGAGTTACTCGAGGCCTGTGACTACTATTGA